In Amycolatopsis jiangsuensis, the following proteins share a genomic window:
- the pth gene encoding aminoacyl-tRNA hydrolase, which yields MSQDLPGAGELILLAGLGNPGPQYAGNRHNAGFLVLDELAARIGGKFKAHRSGGEVLEGRLSGRRVVLVKPRSFMNLSGGPVVGAARFFKIPPSGVVVVHDELDVPFGTLKLKLGGGDNGHNGLRSITKSLGTRDYYRVRFGIGRPPGRQDPADFVLKDFSTVERKELPFEVDRCADATEALAARGLAAAQNEFHAG from the coding sequence GTGAGTCAAGACCTGCCCGGGGCCGGCGAGCTGATTCTGCTCGCCGGCCTCGGCAATCCCGGGCCGCAGTACGCCGGCAACCGGCACAACGCCGGTTTCCTGGTGCTCGACGAACTCGCCGCGCGGATCGGCGGGAAGTTCAAGGCCCACCGCAGTGGCGGCGAGGTGCTGGAGGGCCGGCTGTCCGGCCGCCGCGTCGTGCTGGTGAAACCCCGGTCGTTCATGAACCTCTCCGGCGGTCCGGTCGTGGGCGCGGCCCGGTTCTTCAAGATTCCACCGTCCGGCGTCGTGGTGGTGCACGACGAGCTGGACGTGCCGTTCGGCACGCTGAAGCTCAAGCTCGGCGGCGGCGACAACGGGCACAACGGCCTGCGCTCCATCACGAAATCGCTCGGTACCCGCGACTACTACCGGGTGCGCTTCGGCATCGGCCGTCCGCCCGGCCGCCAGGACCCGGCCGACTTCGTGCTCAAGGACTTCTCGACGGTCGAGCGCAAGGAGCTCCCGTTCGAGGTCGACCGGTGCGCGGACGCCACCGAGGCGCTGGCCGCCCGTGGCCTCGCCGCGGCGCAGAACGAGTTCCACGCGGGCTGA
- a CDS encoding 50S ribosomal protein L25/general stress protein Ctc: protein MSEVRLSVEPRTEFGKGAARRTRRAGKIPAVLYGHGSDPRHFALPAIEFARVVRENGSNAVLTLDLEGSSELALTKTIVVHPLKNYIEHVDLLVVRRGEKVTVDVPLVITGTAAPGTLVVQDLDTVQVEVEALHIPEQFEVSVEGQEAGTQITVEQIALPRGAELITDAEALVVAVNEAPRATDEDEEAEAEETPAEDAE, encoded by the coding sequence GTGTCCGAGGTACGTCTTTCCGTCGAACCGCGCACCGAGTTCGGCAAGGGTGCCGCCCGCCGCACCCGTCGCGCCGGCAAAATCCCCGCGGTGCTCTACGGGCACGGCTCGGACCCGCGGCACTTCGCGCTGCCGGCCATCGAGTTCGCCCGCGTCGTCCGGGAGAACGGCAGCAACGCCGTGCTCACCCTCGACCTCGAGGGCTCCAGCGAGCTGGCGCTGACCAAGACCATCGTGGTGCACCCGCTGAAGAACTACATCGAGCACGTCGACCTGCTGGTGGTCCGGCGGGGCGAGAAGGTCACCGTGGACGTGCCGCTGGTGATCACCGGCACCGCCGCGCCGGGCACCCTGGTCGTGCAGGACCTGGACACCGTCCAGGTCGAGGTCGAGGCCCTGCACATCCCGGAGCAGTTCGAGGTCTCGGTCGAGGGCCAGGAGGCCGGCACCCAGATCACCGTCGAGCAGATCGCGCTGCCCCGTGGCGCCGAGCTGATCACCGACGCCGAGGCGCTGGTCGTGGCGGTCAACGAGGCCCCGCGTGCCACCGACGAGGACGAAGAGGCCGAAGCCGAGGAGACCCCGGCCGAGGACGCCGAATAG
- a CDS encoding NAD(P)-dependent oxidoreductase: protein MSKLVVFGATGYAGGRITEEALRRGHSVTGVARKADGLPEGADARSGSIHDAAFVAEVSKGANELVVATRGGADDEGRRLLDALPTLVDAARAAGARLSFVGGAGSLRVSEDGPRLIDTPEFPEAYKHEAGSHAEVLEALRALPEDVDWFYVSPAAEFGSFNPGERTGKFRVGGDVLLSDSDGHSRLSAADLAIAYLDEIEEPKHRRARFSVAY, encoded by the coding sequence ATGAGCAAGCTGGTGGTGTTCGGCGCGACGGGGTACGCCGGTGGCCGGATCACCGAAGAAGCGTTGCGGCGCGGGCATTCCGTGACCGGTGTGGCGCGCAAGGCGGACGGGCTTCCCGAAGGCGCCGACGCACGCTCGGGCTCGATCCACGACGCCGCGTTCGTCGCCGAAGTGAGCAAAGGTGCGAACGAGCTCGTGGTGGCCACTCGCGGTGGCGCGGACGACGAAGGGCGTCGGCTGCTGGACGCCCTTCCGACGCTCGTGGACGCGGCCCGCGCGGCGGGCGCCCGGCTGTCGTTCGTCGGCGGTGCCGGTTCGCTGCGGGTGAGCGAGGACGGCCCGCGGCTGATCGACACCCCGGAGTTTCCCGAGGCGTACAAGCACGAGGCCGGCAGCCACGCCGAGGTCCTCGAGGCGCTGCGTGCGCTCCCCGAGGACGTCGACTGGTTCTACGTCAGCCCGGCCGCCGAATTCGGCTCCTTCAACCCCGGCGAGCGCACCGGGAAGTTCCGGGTCGGCGGCGACGTGCTGCTCAGCGACTCGGACGGGCATTCCCGGCTCAGCGCCGCGGACCTCGCGATCGCCTACCTCGACGAGATCGAGGAGCCGAAGCACCGGCGTGCGCGGTTCTCCGTCGCGTACTGA
- a CDS encoding fatty acyl-AMP ligase: MSRFVDTLVGTAAGRGQQRGMVTGEPKEPVRRTWAQVHEQARVLAGGLVSGGLEPGSAVAVLAAAPALIAPTVQAVWLTGGSVTMLHQPTPRTDLAEWAEDTVKVLGMIGAELVLLGEPFDQLAPVLEGKGIRHRLITELAEAEPLGQIVATSEDETALLQLTSGSTAEPKAVRITYGNLYTNVKAMVERAEFDFDRDVMVSWLPTFHDMGMVGFLTVPMTFGVELVKITPVEFLSGPLIWPELITKYGGTTTAAPNFAYAIVGRRLARVEEDDAYDLSTLRIALNGAEPIDETAVQAFVDAGQRFKMPAECVFPAYGMAEATLAVSFAPLFTGLTLDVVEADALEADNRAVPVPEGDPRRGTEDVRSFAVLGRPLDGLVADVVDEKGTVLGEREVGEIRLRGEAVTPGYLTVDGPLATKDAEGWMRTGDLGYLVDGGQIVICGRRKDVIIMAGRNLYPTDIERAATSVDGVRAGNAVAVRLDAGSRRERFAVVVESKLAGEAEAERRLAKEVAARVRAAVDMRPYSVVVLPAGGLPKTPSGKVRRAATAAQYAERIANNAGS, translated from the coding sequence ATGAGTCGGTTCGTGGACACGCTCGTCGGTACGGCGGCGGGGCGGGGTCAGCAGCGCGGCATGGTCACCGGTGAGCCGAAGGAGCCGGTGCGCCGGACCTGGGCGCAGGTGCACGAGCAGGCCCGCGTGCTCGCGGGTGGCCTGGTTTCCGGCGGTCTCGAACCGGGCAGCGCGGTCGCGGTGCTGGCCGCGGCACCGGCGCTGATCGCGCCGACCGTGCAGGCGGTGTGGCTGACCGGCGGCAGCGTGACCATGCTGCACCAGCCGACGCCACGGACCGACCTCGCCGAATGGGCCGAGGACACCGTCAAGGTGCTCGGCATGATCGGAGCCGAGCTGGTGCTGCTCGGCGAACCGTTCGACCAGCTCGCCCCGGTGCTCGAGGGCAAGGGCATCCGGCACCGGCTGATCACCGAGCTGGCCGAGGCGGAACCGCTCGGCCAGATCGTGGCCACGAGCGAGGACGAGACCGCGCTGCTGCAGCTCACCAGCGGTTCCACCGCCGAGCCGAAGGCGGTGCGGATCACCTACGGCAACCTCTACACCAACGTCAAGGCGATGGTCGAGCGCGCGGAGTTCGACTTCGACCGCGACGTGATGGTGTCCTGGCTGCCGACCTTCCACGACATGGGCATGGTGGGCTTCCTGACCGTGCCGATGACCTTCGGCGTCGAGCTGGTCAAGATCACCCCGGTCGAGTTCCTGTCCGGCCCGCTGATCTGGCCGGAGCTGATCACCAAATACGGCGGCACCACCACGGCCGCGCCGAACTTCGCCTACGCCATCGTCGGCCGTCGCCTGGCGCGGGTCGAGGAGGACGACGCCTACGACCTGTCCACGCTGCGCATCGCGTTGAACGGCGCCGAGCCGATCGACGAGACGGCGGTGCAGGCCTTCGTCGACGCGGGGCAGCGGTTCAAGATGCCGGCCGAATGCGTGTTCCCCGCCTACGGCATGGCGGAGGCGACCCTGGCGGTTTCGTTCGCGCCGCTGTTCACCGGACTCACGCTCGACGTGGTGGAGGCCGACGCGCTGGAGGCGGACAACCGTGCCGTGCCGGTGCCCGAAGGCGATCCCCGCCGCGGCACCGAGGACGTGCGGTCGTTCGCGGTGCTGGGCCGTCCGCTGGACGGGCTGGTCGCGGATGTCGTCGACGAGAAGGGCACCGTGCTCGGCGAACGCGAGGTCGGCGAGATCCGGTTGCGCGGCGAGGCGGTGACCCCGGGTTACCTGACCGTGGACGGGCCGCTGGCCACCAAGGACGCCGAGGGCTGGATGCGGACCGGCGACCTCGGTTACCTCGTGGACGGCGGCCAGATCGTGATCTGCGGCCGGCGCAAGGACGTCATCATCATGGCAGGCCGGAACCTGTACCCGACCGACATCGAGCGGGCGGCGACCTCGGTGGACGGCGTGCGTGCGGGCAACGCGGTGGCGGTGCGGCTCGACGCGGGCAGCCGGCGTGAGCGCTTCGCCGTCGTCGTCGAGTCCAAGCTGGCCGGCGAGGCCGAGGCCGAACGCCGGCTGGCCAAGGAGGTCGCGGCACGGGTGCGGGCCGCGGTGGACATGCGCCCCTACTCGGTCGTGGTGCTGCCCGCGGGCGGCCTGCCGAAGACGCCGTCCGGCAAGGTCCGCCGGGCCGCCACCGCCGCCCAGTACGCCGAACGCATCGCGAACAACGCCGGCTCCTGA
- the rsmA gene encoding 16S rRNA (adenine(1518)-N(6)/adenine(1519)-N(6))-dimethyltransferase RsmA, translated as MVELLGPAEIRGLADELDVRPTKKLGQNFVHDPNTVRRIVDLAGVGPGDVVLEVGPGLGSLTLGLLDAGTRVVAVEIDSVLAARLPRTAAERAPEDVERLSVVEADALRVLAADLPAEPVSLVANLPYNVAVPVVLHLLAELPSVRRGLVMVQTEVADRMAAGPGSRTYGVPSVKLAWYGPARKVAAVPRAVFWPVPNVDSALVSFERTQPVTGVDRRCLFEVVDAAFSQRRKTLRAALAGWAGSADRAGELLTTAGIDPRSRGEQLDVHAFARIAAAAS; from the coding sequence GTGGTGGAACTGCTGGGACCTGCGGAGATCCGTGGGCTGGCCGACGAGCTCGACGTCCGGCCGACGAAAAAGCTCGGCCAGAACTTCGTGCACGACCCCAACACGGTTCGCCGCATCGTCGACCTCGCCGGAGTCGGCCCCGGGGATGTGGTGCTGGAAGTCGGCCCCGGTCTCGGGTCGCTGACGTTGGGGCTGCTCGACGCCGGCACGCGGGTCGTCGCGGTGGAGATCGATTCGGTGCTGGCCGCTCGTCTGCCGCGCACAGCCGCGGAGCGAGCACCGGAAGACGTGGAGCGGCTTTCCGTCGTCGAGGCTGACGCCCTGCGCGTGCTGGCCGCGGACCTGCCCGCGGAGCCGGTGTCCCTGGTGGCCAACCTGCCCTACAACGTCGCGGTGCCGGTGGTGCTGCACCTGCTCGCCGAGCTGCCCTCGGTGCGGCGGGGGCTGGTGATGGTCCAGACCGAGGTGGCCGACCGGATGGCGGCCGGCCCCGGCAGCCGCACCTACGGCGTTCCGAGCGTCAAACTCGCGTGGTACGGACCGGCCCGCAAGGTGGCCGCGGTGCCGCGCGCCGTGTTCTGGCCGGTGCCGAACGTGGATTCCGCGCTGGTGTCGTTCGAACGCACCCAACCGGTCACCGGCGTCGATCGGCGCTGCCTGTTCGAGGTCGTCGACGCCGCGTTCTCCCAGCGACGCAAGACACTCCGTGCGGCGCTGGCCGGCTGGGCGGGTTCCGCCGACCGAGCCGGCGAGCTGCTGACCACGGCCGGGATCGACCCCCGCAGCCGGGGAGAACAACTCGACGTGCACGCCTTCGCGCGGATCGCGGCTGCCGCGTCCTGA
- a CDS encoding transglycosylase family protein: MTGSRQGGARLGAEPDYFSSAGSVAVLDRELEDTAYGQLDFSDELYVTEQDVLTALGPDADTLMAEIDVDVDELIRLINAETTMLPPLSLPDELAEDRTATPQAKQVAVEEGLREATRTWKRRFLKGAVLAVMITVGGGGAAALAMNKSVTVDVDGQQRTIHSYGGTVGEVLEDAGLSVGEHDSLSPSPQAAVGDGGVIKLERGRQLNLVVDGVSRPSWVRATTLGEAMNQLGMNDMVAQGAWTSMPSSGELPLEGSTVQVKTLKHITLYDGTKAPRQVTSNAVTAKEFVSALKLNLGPEDAVEGGLDVSLKDGAEVHVSRMGVSMVNQQEDIDPEVQKVDDPTQLQGEETVEDPGTPGQKMVTYKVTKKNGEEVSREQISEKILVQAKPKIVKVGTKEAPTPAIGDGSAWDRIAQCEATGNWAANTGNGYYGGLQFDKQTWNAYGGDQYASLPSEASREQQIAVAEKVRDSRGGYGAWPVCGKKA; this comes from the coding sequence GTGACTGGTAGCAGGCAGGGTGGCGCGCGCCTTGGCGCGGAGCCCGACTACTTCTCCTCCGCTGGTTCGGTGGCAGTCCTCGACCGCGAGCTCGAGGACACCGCGTACGGGCAGCTGGACTTCTCCGACGAGCTGTACGTGACCGAGCAGGACGTCCTCACCGCGCTCGGCCCCGACGCCGACACGCTGATGGCGGAGATCGACGTCGACGTCGACGAACTCATCCGGCTGATCAACGCCGAGACCACCATGCTCCCGCCGCTGTCCCTGCCGGACGAGCTGGCCGAGGACCGCACCGCCACGCCGCAGGCCAAGCAGGTCGCCGTGGAGGAGGGTCTGCGCGAGGCCACCCGCACCTGGAAGCGCCGTTTCCTCAAGGGCGCCGTGCTCGCGGTCATGATCACCGTCGGCGGCGGCGGTGCCGCGGCGCTGGCGATGAACAAGAGCGTCACGGTCGACGTGGACGGCCAGCAGCGCACCATCCACAGCTACGGCGGCACCGTGGGCGAGGTGCTCGAGGACGCCGGCCTGTCGGTCGGCGAGCACGACTCGCTCTCGCCCTCCCCGCAGGCCGCGGTCGGCGACGGCGGCGTCATCAAGCTCGAGCGCGGCCGTCAGCTGAACCTGGTCGTCGACGGCGTCTCGCGGCCCTCCTGGGTGCGCGCCACCACGCTCGGCGAGGCGATGAACCAGCTGGGCATGAACGACATGGTCGCCCAGGGCGCCTGGACCTCCATGCCGTCCTCGGGCGAACTGCCGCTCGAAGGCTCCACCGTGCAGGTCAAGACCCTCAAGCACATCACGCTCTACGACGGCACCAAAGCTCCGCGCCAGGTGACGAGCAACGCGGTCACCGCCAAGGAGTTCGTGTCCGCGCTCAAGCTCAACCTCGGGCCGGAGGACGCCGTCGAAGGTGGCCTGGACGTCTCGCTCAAGGACGGCGCCGAGGTGCACGTCTCGCGCATGGGCGTCTCGATGGTCAACCAGCAGGAGGACATCGACCCCGAGGTGCAGAAGGTCGACGACCCGACGCAGCTGCAGGGCGAGGAGACCGTCGAGGATCCGGGCACGCCAGGCCAGAAGATGGTGACCTACAAGGTCACCAAGAAGAATGGTGAAGAGGTCTCGCGCGAGCAGATCTCGGAGAAGATCCTCGTCCAGGCCAAGCCGAAGATCGTCAAGGTCGGCACCAAGGAGGCGCCGACGCCGGCGATCGGTGACGGCTCCGCGTGGGACCGCATCGCGCAGTGCGAGGCGACCGGCAACTGGGCCGCCAACACCGGCAACGGCTACTACGGCGGCCTCCAGTTCGACAAGCAGACCTGGAACGCCTACGGCGGCGACCAGTACGCCTCGCTGCCGAGCGAGGCCAGCCGGGAGCAGCAGATCGCGGTCGCGGAGAAGGTGCGTGACTCGCGCGGTGGCTACGGCGCCTGGCCGGTGTGCGGCAAGAAGGCCTGA
- a CDS encoding methionine ABC transporter ATP-binding protein, with protein MITVENVSKSFPFNGNRVAALRDVSVDVQAGSLFGVVGPADSGKSTLARCIALQERPDRGVVRLDGLNTGTLDGRRLREIRRRLGVVGTKPELLAERTVGGNIASPLEQLGVDGPQRRSRVGSLLDLVGLTARAGQKPDELTDGQRRRVAVARALAAGPAVLVADDPTAGIAAEDAGAVLAVLDRARAELGVTVVVTTQDSGVVRRVCDDVAVLDNGVVVEHGTLLDLISSPESWTAQAVLPSVETSRAHAAKFDRSADVVLIGFASVGALLPEAATRFDVQLSTIGGGLTRIGDTPIARFRVGVRGDRADAALAWIADRGAHVSQPARGPQSVVAA; from the coding sequence GTGATCACTGTCGAAAACGTGTCCAAATCCTTTCCCTTCAACGGAAACCGAGTCGCCGCACTGCGTGACGTGAGTGTCGACGTGCAGGCCGGTTCACTCTTCGGCGTGGTGGGTCCGGCCGACTCCGGCAAGTCCACGCTCGCCCGGTGCATCGCCCTGCAGGAGCGTCCCGACCGCGGCGTGGTGCGGCTCGACGGTCTCAACACCGGCACCCTCGACGGGCGTCGGCTGCGGGAGATCCGCCGCCGCCTCGGTGTCGTCGGCACCAAGCCGGAGCTGCTGGCCGAGCGCACGGTCGGCGGCAACATCGCCAGCCCGCTGGAGCAGCTCGGTGTGGACGGCCCGCAGCGCCGCAGCCGGGTCGGCTCGCTGCTCGACCTCGTCGGCCTCACCGCCCGTGCCGGGCAGAAGCCGGACGAGCTGACCGACGGTCAGCGCCGCCGGGTCGCGGTGGCGCGTGCGCTGGCCGCGGGGCCGGCCGTGCTCGTCGCGGACGACCCGACCGCCGGCATCGCCGCCGAGGACGCCGGCGCCGTGCTCGCCGTGCTGGACCGGGCGCGCGCCGAACTGGGCGTCACGGTGGTCGTGACCACCCAGGACTCGGGTGTGGTCCGCCGCGTCTGCGACGACGTCGCGGTTCTCGACAACGGCGTGGTGGTGGAGCACGGCACGTTGCTCGACCTGATCTCGTCGCCGGAGAGCTGGACCGCACAGGCGGTGCTGCCCTCGGTCGAGACCAGCCGCGCCCACGCGGCGAAGTTCGACCGCTCGGCCGACGTCGTGCTGATCGGCTTCGCCTCGGTCGGCGCGCTGCTCCCGGAGGCCGCCACGCGCTTCGACGTCCAGTTGTCCACCATCGGCGGCGGCCTGACCCGGATCGGGGACACCCCGATCGCCCGCTTCCGGGTTGGCGTCCGGGGCGATCGCGCCGACGCCGCGCTGGCCTGGATCGCCGACCGCGGTGCGCACGTGTCGCAGCCCGCCCGCGGGCCGCAGAGCGTCGTCGCCGCCTGA
- a CDS encoding ABC-F family ATP-binding cassette domain-containing protein, with the protein MANLVNLESVSKSYGVKPLLDKVSLGVAAGQRIGVVGLNGGGKTTLLEVLSGLSEPDSGRVSQVRGLRMAVVTQRTELPPGSTVGDVVLQRYGAEHEWAADPRVRSIVDGLGITAIGLDTATANLSGGERRRVALAAALTGELDLVVLDEPTNHLDVEGVRWLADHLLGRRIAVVVVTHDRWFLDTVAGLTWEVANGRVEQYEGGYADWVFARAERARLAATAEEKRQNLARKELAWLRRGPQARSSKPRYRVEAAESLIADVPPPRDSVELMAFAKRRLGKTVLELEDASVSVGERTLLDHVTWRIGPGDRIGLVGVNGSGKTTVLKLLGGDLAPETGRRIEGKTVALAHLRQELDDLPADLRVLQAIEQVAGRVVFGKQEMTASQLGEKLGFPAARQWTPVGDLSGGERRRLQLCRLLMAEPNVLLLDEPTNDLDIDTLQQLEDLLDGWPGTMVVVSHDRYLVERVCDATYALFGDGKVTHLPGGIEEYLQRRASLLEAPRRAATAPDKAEAKRGAAEIRAAQKELGRLERKLDQLAGREEKLHAALAEAATDPERLIELNTELKAVLTEKDDVEARWMETSETLE; encoded by the coding sequence ATGGCCAACCTGGTCAACCTGGAGTCGGTGAGCAAGTCCTACGGCGTGAAACCGTTGCTGGACAAGGTCTCACTCGGCGTCGCCGCGGGACAGCGGATCGGCGTGGTCGGGCTCAACGGTGGCGGCAAGACCACACTGCTGGAGGTCCTTTCCGGGCTGAGCGAGCCGGATTCCGGCCGGGTGAGCCAGGTTCGCGGCCTGCGGATGGCGGTGGTCACCCAGCGCACCGAGCTGCCGCCGGGCAGCACGGTCGGCGACGTGGTGCTGCAGCGTTACGGCGCGGAGCACGAGTGGGCCGCCGACCCCCGCGTACGCTCCATTGTGGACGGACTCGGAATCACCGCGATCGGGCTGGACACGGCGACCGCGAACCTGTCCGGCGGGGAGCGCCGCCGGGTCGCGCTGGCCGCCGCGCTCACCGGCGAGCTGGACCTCGTGGTGCTCGACGAGCCGACCAACCACCTCGACGTGGAAGGGGTCCGCTGGCTCGCCGACCACCTGCTCGGCCGGCGGATCGCGGTCGTGGTGGTGACCCACGACCGGTGGTTCCTGGACACCGTCGCGGGCCTCACCTGGGAGGTCGCGAACGGCCGCGTCGAGCAGTACGAGGGCGGATACGCCGACTGGGTGTTCGCGCGCGCGGAGCGGGCTCGTCTCGCCGCGACCGCGGAGGAGAAGCGGCAGAACCTCGCGCGCAAGGAGCTGGCGTGGCTGCGCCGCGGCCCGCAGGCGCGCTCGTCCAAACCGCGCTACCGCGTCGAGGCCGCCGAATCGCTGATCGCCGACGTGCCGCCGCCGCGGGATTCGGTGGAGCTGATGGCCTTCGCCAAGCGGCGGCTCGGCAAGACCGTGCTGGAGCTGGAGGACGCGTCGGTGTCGGTGGGCGAGCGCACCCTGCTCGACCACGTGACCTGGCGGATCGGCCCGGGTGACCGGATCGGCCTCGTCGGCGTCAACGGCTCCGGCAAGACGACCGTGCTGAAGCTGCTCGGCGGGGATCTCGCGCCGGAGACCGGGCGGCGGATCGAGGGCAAGACGGTCGCGCTCGCGCACCTGCGCCAGGAACTCGACGATCTGCCCGCGGACCTGCGGGTGCTGCAGGCGATCGAGCAGGTCGCCGGCCGCGTGGTGTTCGGCAAGCAGGAGATGACCGCCTCACAGCTCGGCGAGAAGCTGGGCTTCCCGGCGGCCCGGCAGTGGACGCCGGTCGGCGACCTTTCCGGCGGTGAACGGCGCCGGCTGCAGCTGTGCCGGCTGCTGATGGCCGAACCCAACGTGCTGCTGCTCGACGAGCCCACCAACGATCTGGACATCGACACCCTCCAGCAGCTGGAGGATCTGCTCGACGGCTGGCCGGGCACGATGGTCGTGGTCTCGCACGACCGTTACCTCGTCGAACGGGTCTGCGACGCCACGTACGCGCTTTTCGGCGACGGCAAGGTGACTCACCTGCCGGGCGGTATCGAGGAGTACCTGCAGCGCCGGGCGAGCCTGCTGGAAGCGCCGCGCCGTGCGGCCACCGCGCCGGACAAGGCCGAGGCCAAGCGCGGCGCCGCGGAGATCCGCGCCGCGCAGAAGGAACTGGGCAGGCTCGAGCGCAAGCTCGACCAGCTCGCCGGCCGCGAGGAGAAGCTGCACGCCGCCCTTGCCGAGGCGGCCACCGATCCGGAGCGGCTGATCGAGCTGAACACCGAGCTCAAGGCCGTGCTGACGGAGAAGGACGACGTCGAGGCCCGCTGGATGGAAACCTCGGAAACGCTCGAGTAG
- a CDS encoding 4-(cytidine 5'-diphospho)-2-C-methyl-D-erythritol kinase: protein MLAVVPPPVTVRVPAKVNLHLAVGDLRADGFHELVTVFQALSLTDEVTVAASEEPAIEVYGEGERTVPTDDTNLARRAACELAAYVGRPDAEDPKVRIVLRKGIPVAGGMAGGSADAAAALVGLASLWKLDVTRDELAAIAGRLGSDVPFALYGGTALGTGRGEQLVPVLARHTFHWVLAFDEEGLSTPKVFGELDRLRADGKPPRIGSHTPVVEALASGDPRQLALLLGNDLQAAAVSLRPGLRRTLRAGVNAGALAGCVSGSGPTCAFLCADAETAVDVAAELSGAGVCRTVRVAHGPVPGARVAGGDDSPRGAPPRVHA from the coding sequence GTGCTCGCCGTCGTTCCGCCACCAGTCACCGTCCGGGTTCCGGCCAAGGTCAACCTGCACCTGGCTGTCGGAGACCTGCGCGCGGACGGGTTCCACGAGCTGGTCACGGTGTTCCAGGCGCTTTCGCTGACCGACGAGGTCACCGTCGCGGCCAGTGAGGAGCCGGCGATCGAGGTCTACGGCGAGGGGGAGCGCACGGTACCCACCGATGACACCAACCTCGCCCGGCGGGCCGCGTGCGAGCTGGCCGCCTACGTCGGACGGCCGGACGCCGAGGATCCGAAGGTGCGGATCGTGCTGCGCAAAGGCATTCCGGTCGCCGGTGGCATGGCGGGCGGCAGCGCGGACGCGGCCGCGGCGCTCGTCGGGCTCGCCTCGTTGTGGAAGCTCGACGTGACCCGCGACGAGCTGGCCGCGATCGCCGGGCGGCTCGGCAGTGACGTGCCTTTCGCGCTCTACGGCGGAACCGCGTTGGGCACCGGGCGTGGTGAGCAGCTGGTTCCGGTGCTGGCGCGGCACACCTTCCACTGGGTGCTCGCCTTCGACGAAGAGGGCCTGTCCACCCCGAAGGTGTTCGGTGAGCTCGACCGGCTGCGCGCCGACGGCAAGCCGCCGCGGATCGGTTCGCACACGCCGGTCGTCGAGGCGCTGGCCTCCGGTGATCCACGACAGCTTGCTCTGTTGCTCGGCAACGACCTTCAGGCCGCGGCGGTGTCCCTGCGCCCGGGGCTGCGCCGCACGCTGCGGGCCGGGGTGAACGCGGGTGCGCTCGCCGGGTGCGTGTCCGGTTCCGGGCCCACCTGCGCGTTCCTCTGTGCTGACGCGGAAACCGCGGTCGACGTGGCGGCCGAGCTGTCCGGTGCCGGGGTGTGCCGCACGGTCCGGGTCGCGCACGGCCCGGTGCCCGGCGCCCGCGTGGCCGGCGGAGACGACTCACCGCGGGGCGCACCGCCCCGTGTGCACGCCTGA
- a CDS encoding DivIVA domain-containing protein yields the protein MSFTAEDLTEVAFGNAPIGRRGYAKHEVDDFVRRIAKTIADEDDLTAAEVHHVLFSKPLIGKRGYDEREVDQFLDVVEDQLADLSGRRAPVVPGARDESEATAERAPRPSPDLSPEQLPGR from the coding sequence ATGTCGTTCACCGCCGAGGACCTCACCGAGGTCGCCTTCGGTAACGCCCCGATCGGCCGCCGCGGCTACGCCAAGCACGAGGTCGACGACTTCGTCCGCCGCATCGCGAAGACGATCGCCGACGAGGACGACCTCACCGCCGCGGAGGTCCACCACGTGCTGTTCTCCAAGCCGCTGATCGGCAAGCGCGGCTACGACGAGCGCGAGGTCGACCAGTTCCTCGACGTCGTCGAGGACCAGCTGGCCGACCTGTCCGGACGGCGCGCCCCCGTCGTGCCCGGCGCGCGGGACGAGTCCGAGGCGACCGCGGAACGCGCGCCGCGCCCGTCCCCCGATCTCTCCCCTGAGCAGCTGCCCGGCCGCTGA